In Maridesulfovibrio sp., a single genomic region encodes these proteins:
- a CDS encoding PhnD/SsuA/transferrin family substrate-binding protein — protein MFRKILLFALLSVFVFAASSFAAGRFDFAVIQPGQPGNTAEAQPVMDELAGYMSKKLGVPVKGVYYNDLQAALSGLSADKPAWGITDLTFFMSFSSKFNMVPVASTMPQGQSKDVWRLLVPADGPDSVRDIKGTVYGSMLYTPESTAILFGGKEKTSFSIEGTHNALRVLRKVNKGRAVGVCLDGAQYSVVEGSDRYGNTKVVYTSGKLPTSPVVWFDKVDDDALRLQAVLLDMAKDPSAAGLLKLLQTTGFGPADKELK, from the coding sequence ATGTTCAGAAAGATACTGCTTTTCGCGTTGCTTTCGGTTTTCGTCTTTGCCGCTTCCTCCTTTGCGGCAGGACGATTCGACTTTGCGGTTATCCAGCCGGGGCAGCCCGGCAATACGGCCGAAGCACAGCCGGTTATGGATGAACTGGCCGGGTACATGAGCAAAAAACTGGGTGTCCCGGTAAAGGGCGTGTACTACAATGATCTTCAGGCTGCTCTGTCCGGCCTAAGCGCAGACAAGCCTGCCTGGGGGATTACCGACCTTACCTTTTTCATGAGCTTCAGCAGCAAGTTCAACATGGTTCCCGTAGCCTCGACCATGCCGCAGGGGCAGAGCAAGGATGTCTGGCGGCTGCTCGTGCCTGCTGACGGGCCGGATTCCGTCCGGGATATCAAGGGAACGGTTTACGGCTCCATGCTTTACACGCCGGAGTCCACCGCAATCCTTTTCGGTGGAAAAGAGAAGACTTCCTTTTCCATTGAAGGAACTCATAATGCCCTGCGCGTGCTGCGCAAGGTCAATAAGGGGCGTGCTGTTGGAGTCTGCCTGGACGGCGCGCAATATTCGGTGGTTGAAGGGTCGGACCGCTACGGAAACACCAAGGTTGTGTACACTTCCGGAAAACTGCCCACCAGTCCGGTGGTCTGGTTCGACAAGGTGGATGATGATGCTCTGCGTTTGCAGGCAGTATTGCTGGACATGGCAAAGGATCCTTCGGCAGCAGGTCTGCTCAAGCTCCTACAGACAACCGGGTTCGGCCCTGCCGACAAGGAGCTTAAGTGA
- a CDS encoding MMPL family transporter, producing MNVFKNIQISFIMGLWNMVRRAPVLVVVCGILLAVACGVSSALWLHLDSDQDNLISHELPFQKRNLDQIRNFGDQEYMFVVIRTGGTDSGRDKAAQFATVLASRLEKRPDLVREVHYAMSPREMGPGVLMFASPDELREFVKLAQDFGPLGREWFKEPGLAGFLNITAGLLGGKYGNGGADPEMFGPVMGALGSFVGDMESALEQGPDAAAKGGPVLGLDKAGIHYFFTRSGKLLIMRILPKKDFGAMDVIGPSLKFVRESLDQVRQEFPEVEAGLTGRPVLSADEMHTTDKDMTLAAIISAVAVGLLFMIILHGWLRPMLVMVSLFCAMAWTFGFTLVTLGSLNLLSIVFALVLVGIGVDFGIHIVMRYVEGTAAGLTPDDAVKEALIHTGPGVLLGGITSVCAFYAVLGQDFVGLAELGLVGGTGIIFCLIAMLTVLPAMLLIAGRRDMFPSSHPRMATMPFMEKIVSRPVPVLLAVVLLSALAYPGLQKVGFNYNLLELQAKGLESVEYEHVLINESDESTWFAVMTSPDLAGVRRLTAELKKIPSVGRIESILDYLPEGQKEKAEILRGEARVLAGIDFKQSGLHTIEPHKVQLALANLIESLEGLEEKLFSAGARKELDQVSAIVDKAEKCIDMIEENPAVTLNLAPLQSGLVTELSDSFRWLKEILEVRSVTPDNLPEQLRSMYVGKDGRYMIKVSPVDNVWDFDKLTGFVADLRRVDPDVTGVPVVVHESSLLMRETFLEAAGLTVILVSLILFLTSFSISYVIMALLPLVAGIFWLLEVMGFTGLSFNLANFFAVPILIAIGVDGGVHFLARWKELTEGERLYHTSTPVAVGLSFCTTMIGFGGLLLAHHRGLASLGGIMVTGSATCLVGCMVVLPAVFRLIEKIKGK from the coding sequence GTGAACGTATTCAAGAATATTCAGATTTCTTTCATCATGGGACTGTGGAACATGGTCCGCCGGGCTCCGGTTCTTGTGGTTGTCTGCGGAATTCTTCTGGCGGTTGCCTGCGGAGTTTCATCTGCATTGTGGCTGCATCTGGACAGTGATCAGGACAACCTTATCTCGCATGAACTGCCGTTTCAGAAACGCAACCTTGATCAGATCAGGAATTTCGGGGATCAGGAATACATGTTCGTGGTCATCAGAACCGGCGGTACCGATTCCGGAAGGGATAAGGCCGCGCAGTTCGCTACAGTTCTGGCCTCGCGGCTGGAAAAACGTCCTGATCTTGTCCGGGAGGTACATTACGCTATGTCCCCGCGGGAAATGGGGCCGGGAGTGCTGATGTTCGCCAGCCCGGACGAGTTGCGGGAGTTTGTGAAGCTCGCGCAGGATTTCGGTCCGCTGGGCCGGGAATGGTTCAAGGAACCGGGGCTTGCCGGATTTCTGAACATCACGGCCGGACTGCTGGGCGGTAAATACGGAAACGGCGGTGCAGACCCGGAAATGTTCGGCCCGGTAATGGGGGCACTGGGTTCGTTTGTCGGTGACATGGAATCCGCTCTGGAGCAGGGTCCTGACGCCGCAGCCAAGGGCGGCCCGGTACTCGGTCTGGACAAGGCCGGAATACACTATTTCTTTACCCGCAGCGGCAAGCTCCTGATCATGCGCATCCTGCCCAAGAAAGATTTCGGTGCCATGGATGTCATCGGGCCTTCGCTGAAATTCGTGCGCGAATCTCTGGATCAGGTACGGCAGGAATTCCCCGAGGTCGAAGCCGGGCTGACCGGGCGTCCCGTGCTTTCAGCGGACGAGATGCATACCACCGACAAGGACATGACCCTTGCCGCGATTATTTCCGCCGTGGCTGTGGGACTTCTGTTCATGATTATACTGCACGGCTGGCTGCGGCCCATGCTGGTCATGGTGTCCCTGTTCTGCGCCATGGCCTGGACCTTCGGGTTCACGCTGGTGACTCTGGGCAGTCTGAACCTGCTTTCCATTGTCTTTGCACTGGTCCTTGTAGGGATCGGGGTGGATTTCGGTATCCATATTGTCATGCGCTACGTGGAAGGAACCGCGGCAGGACTGACTCCTGATGACGCCGTCAAAGAGGCTCTTATTCATACCGGTCCCGGCGTTCTTCTGGGGGGTATCACCTCGGTCTGCGCATTTTACGCCGTACTGGGGCAGGACTTCGTGGGGCTGGCCGAACTTGGGCTGGTAGGCGGAACCGGAATCATTTTCTGCCTCATTGCCATGCTGACCGTGCTGCCTGCCATGTTGCTCATTGCCGGGCGCAGGGACATGTTTCCCTCGTCCCATCCGCGCATGGCCACCATGCCGTTCATGGAAAAAATTGTTTCGCGTCCTGTACCTGTGCTTCTGGCGGTCGTTCTGCTTTCCGCTCTTGCCTATCCGGGACTTCAGAAAGTCGGATTCAATTACAATCTTCTGGAACTGCAGGCCAAGGGGCTGGAATCCGTTGAATACGAGCATGTGCTTATCAACGAATCAGATGAATCAACATGGTTTGCGGTCATGACCAGCCCGGATCTTGCGGGTGTGCGCCGACTGACCGCCGAGTTGAAAAAGATTCCTTCGGTAGGGCGGATAGAGTCCATTCTGGATTACCTGCCCGAGGGCCAGAAGGAAAAAGCTGAAATTCTGCGCGGCGAAGCCAGGGTTCTGGCCGGAATTGATTTTAAACAGTCCGGGCTGCACACGATTGAACCGCACAAGGTGCAGCTGGCTCTGGCCAACCTTATCGAGTCTCTTGAAGGGCTGGAGGAAAAGCTGTTTTCGGCCGGAGCGCGGAAGGAGCTGGATCAGGTTTCGGCCATTGTCGACAAGGCTGAAAAATGTATCGATATGATCGAGGAGAACCCGGCGGTGACGCTCAACCTTGCTCCGCTACAAAGCGGACTGGTGACGGAACTTTCGGATTCATTCCGCTGGCTCAAGGAGATTCTGGAAGTGCGCTCCGTAACCCCGGACAACCTTCCGGAACAGTTGCGGTCCATGTACGTAGGCAAAGACGGCCGTTACATGATCAAGGTTTCGCCCGTTGACAATGTCTGGGATTTTGACAAGCTTACCGGATTTGTAGCCGACCTGCGCCGGGTCGATCCCGATGTGACCGGAGTACCCGTGGTGGTTCACGAGTCTTCGCTGCTCATGCGCGAGACTTTTCTTGAGGCTGCCGGGCTGACGGTAATTCTGGTCTCGCTGATACTGTTCCTTACCTCGTTCAGCATCAGTTACGTTATTATGGCGCTTCTGCCGCTTGTTGCCGGTATATTCTGGCTGCTGGAGGTAATGGGGTTTACCGGCCTTAGCTTCAATCTGGCCAATTTTTTCGCGGTGCCCATTTTAATTGCCATCGGTGTTGACGGAGGGGTGCATTTTCTGGCCCGCTGGAAGGAGCTTACCGAGGGAGAAAGGCTTTACCATACCAGCACGCCGGTAGCTGTCGGGCTGAGTTTCTGCACGACCATGATAGGTTTCGGAGGACTTCTGCTGGCCCATCACCGGGGACTCGCCTCACTGGGAGGGATCATGGTCACCGGATCGGCCACCTGTCTCGTGGGTTGCATGGTTGTGCTTCCGGCCGTGTTCAGACTTATTGAAAAGATCAAGGGAAAATAG